In Oryza sativa Japonica Group chromosome 1, ASM3414082v1, the genomic stretch GGCCAAAGTCAACATGTGGCTGCAACACCAACATAACTAATGAAAAGGAGTGAGATCAGCAGACGCTgataatagaaaaaaacaagTAATATGTTGCCAAACCTTCTCCATGAGAGAAACAAGGATATTTGCAAAGCAAGGAAATGAAGACACCAAAGGCTTTAGAGTAATACGAGGCAAAACAAAGACTTGCATATCCACAACCTGAAAAATCTCGTAAGAAAAATGAAGGTTTCACTTGGCTGAAATCTGTACTTTTTAAGCACATGACCGGAAAAATTCAAGACCTGGATAGTTGCTTTCAACCCGTAAGCCTTTACAACAACAGTGGTATTGGGATTTCCTGCCCATTTAAGAGAGGGTTCCATAACCAACTCCTGCTCATTTGTAACTTGGACTTTCACTCCTGGGGTACAAACCATGAActgttttaccttttttttttggcaacatcTTGTAAAACAACTAGAATCGCATATGATCAATTTACAGTAACGTCAGGGTATGAGACAACTAATAGGCCATAGTTAGCTACATATGTGTATGGTGATATATACCGCTAAtgaattatactccctccgtttcgggttataagacgttttgactttggttaaagtcaaactactcttaGTTTGACTAACTCTGTaggaaaaaatagtaatatttacaacaccagcatagattcattaaatctataattgaataaattttcataatatatttgtcttgggttaaaaatattactactttttctacaaaattaatcaaacttagagtagtttgagttaaatcaaaacgtcttataatctgaaacggagggagtactagttatTCATAAACAATAACAAGAGGTACAACCCTATCACTAGTGAATATGTCCAATTGCTAAACATAATGCATAGCAAATTAGCCAGAAACCAAGTAGTAGCAATATCTTAATAATACTAGCAAATTGCCCATACGTTACAACGGAATTTTAATTAAAGAAAATTATCATTAACCCATCATTATCGTCTCTTAAATTATCGTACATATTTgttactgacatgtggaccatTTGATCCcattatgttctttttttttcattctcacAAGAAGCAGAAAGTTGTTGGGAGtaattgacatgtgggcctttatcctctccttttttctcttaaaaaaattggGGAGTTGGTGGTGGGGTGATGacagaaccaccaccaccactttaTAAAGgagctgttcagattgatgccattttcaaccataccattttttggcaaagttgctaaaaaatatctgtgtttagtttgttgccaaatttggtaaatacattAGTATAAATATATCTACATGCAACTTGGTTGAGTTCGTATAATGAGGTTCTCAACCTTCACTCCCTTGTTTTCTACGCGCACGCTTCCTAacctgctaaatggtgtgttttttataaaaaaaattctataggaaagttgctttttaaaaaatcatattaatctactttttaaaaaagttttggcTCTATGTAAATCTCACATGCTACTCTAGATAAGCATAACTGCTTGTAGAATCGTCATGCAACAAGGTTTGCTTCTAATGTATATTCTAGTTCAAATCTAACACTAGAAATGATGTAAGAGATAGTACATGTATGCAAACAGAATATAAAAGCGCAACACCAGTTACCTTGGAAGGTTGGTGGTAAGCTACCCAAAGTAAATGTTTCAAACTTAATATAGTCTATTTTATACTTCTCTTTGTTCTTTGCAATGATTGGATTTGCAACATCCTGTGCAATTCTGCAGATAGCCTACAGGTTGAACACAAAGTTAGTCCTATTGTCAACCAGAAACAATCTACAGCAGAAGAGTACCTTGTTGAGGTAAGGCCACATCAACTCCAAAAACCTGTTCAGCCAATCAAGCTAACAACAAAGCGGAGAAAAATAAGGATATCAGAATAGTTACAGTTACTATTATTCAAGTGCATGAGTTTTCTTCAGCAAACAGTTAATAGCTTAAAAGAACGAAGCATACTCTATCATAGTCAGGATTCTTGAGCCACAAAGGAATTTCAGGAAGGGTGTCATCCAAAGAATCTGAGTCATATTCCACCAGTGGGCGAACTTTGACATTCTGAGAGGTAGTCAGGATAATAAAAAACCATGTGATTcataaaacatattaaattagTAGCAATAGTATTTGCAATGATGTCCCATTTACATACTATGTGAAAGAACTATTTCATTAGAGATGCAACTAATCCAAGTGACAACACCAACTTGTGATACAAGTGTGATATCCAGAACCAGAATATAAGAATTGAATTAGGAATGTGATATGCAAAGAAGGAAATCAATCCTTGATGACTCAGTGACCCCAAGTGTTTCTTCTTAACAGCGCTTTCAGATTGTTCCCAGATTATTTTTGGTTAAATGAGTAGACATCTACTGACAGAGCAGTTATTAAATAACAAAAGTATCACCACATAGCAACAAAATGAAATGATACAATAACTACATAGCAAGAATGAGATAAACATGATCACCTTCACATCGGTTGGCTGGAAGTAGATGAAGAGGAAGTAACCGATAACAATACCAACTGAGAATCCAATGCAAAATCCAATGAAACTAAGCACCATGCTGACTATGCCCATCTCGGATTTCTTCTAAAACCTCCAAATATATACCATATTTCTATCAAAAGTTGCACAGACAAAGAACATAAGAAGATGAGGCTAAAAGGCATTACTCAAGTAAATTAATCGACCGATACACGTCACCCCAATAAATTATGAGGGTACAACCAGAATGAGCTAAACCCATAGAACTAGCTAGTCCCTCTTTTTTGTGCTAATATACTATTCAGATCATGAAAATATCCCCAACTTTTGCAAATAGATTTGAACTAATTATCCCGTTATCATGAAGCAATTTCCTACTCTACAAGCTGTAGGGAGCTAATGTGCCATCAATCAAGATTTTTTCCCCCACAGAATGAAAGAAATGCTTCATTCAAGTACACAACACAACACAAGTAAAAAATCCTCACAAAAAAAGAACAGGTAAAGAAATATGTTTAAAGTTTTAGAAAATATAGAAAACAAAGGCTAGCAAAGCGAATGCCGAATGGTTTGGCAAGACAAAGATGTAAGAGTTTATGAAGAGGACAATACTTGCAAATTTCGAACATAGCACACAGATTTCAGAATAGTATAGGGTGGCACCACTCAAGTTGCGATGTGCTATTTAAATAGCTAAGCGAGAATAGAAAAGAGGGTGTTTCGAATGGTGGAAGCAAAGAACCTCAATGGTGGCAACTTTGCGTGTTGTTTATTGCTTGATGGTCCACCTGATGCTTTAATCTTTGTTCATATAGGACAAAATTTCGAGATAGGACAGAATTTTCTTACAGGGTGGCAGAATTTGCTCTTGTTGGATTTGAAATCATCGTTTCAGATTAATTCGGTCCAATTAATTTACTCTCGTCAGATGTGATCACTCAAGAGCTCGATCAAAGATTACAAGATCAAGCAGTAGGCGATGGAACTGAGAGAAAGTTGATCTCAACACAGTGTAGACAACTAACAAAACATTACAGGACCAAACAGATGTTTAAGACAtctaaaaaaacatgttttggaGCAAAGGAAATATATACAGGCCTTTTAACCACATTTATTGGCAAACTGTTTTGTGGCAACAGCCAACATTCGTACGTATCCTCCTGTACCTCGCATTGTTCAAGCATTCGCCTGTGTTGGTGCTTCCTCGCAGTTTCTATGAAGTTCTCCACTGCAACTCGATTTGAATCTGACCGGTTTTTGAGTCGATGAGATGGTACGTTTCATTAATCCGCTTATTACTGATCACGTCTGCGAGGTTTATATCAATGTAGCCTAAAGTTtcctgaaaaaggaaaaaaaaaacaaatgcatcAGTATAATATATTTTCAGTAGTCTTCAATTCCGTGCAGAATTCAAGCAAGTAAATCTTGAAAATGACTGTAATATTCCCAACCATATGAATATGCTCATTAAAGTTGATATTCCAAAACAAACCAATGCAGCAAGTTAACATTTATTCCGAGTAGAGGCAATGCTAGGTCAGAACGATAAAGGGCAGAAATTTCATGTAAAAAATTGTACCTTGCCATGTATCAACCATTTTTTGGGGGGTTTACTTAGGACTTCAACATGTAGTTTGTCATTTGCAGGGGGATCCTCACAAACAAACTCAATCTCCTCCTCCCATCGCGGATCCCTGTTTTTCTTGATCACCTGAAAGAGAAGAAGTTTGTGGAGGTTAAGGGGCATGAAATCATATCATTATCATTTTCAGTAGTGATATTGAAGCTCATAACATTCTGAAGATAAAATACCTTCGTTTTCTTCTCGTTTCCTTTGAAAATTATTCTTGCATATGGGTTAGTGTGATGCTTGCCTTCAAGATCTTGAGCTTCATGAACAACAACATAAAGCAGCCCACCACCAGCTGGAGTACCATCAGGAGCTTTCCCTACTACGTCTGTACCTTGGACATCTTTCTCTATATCGTCTTCCTTGAAAGGTTTATATGTCATCTCCAGAGTAATTTGACCACGAGACTTCTCATTATGTATGTCATTTGGATCCATGGTCTTAAGCAAGTTATAGGTTGTAACTTTAGTTTCCTCTGGGGGAAGTTCTTTCAACAGAATCTTGTTCATGCCCATCTTGTCGTGCTTTCCAACCTGGATATACAAAAAGAACTAAATCTGCAGTCTTTGGTAACATGGCACAAGAGAAGAATAGTAAAACAAAGCTATTCCATGCCTGTTCCCAGTCGAAGACTTTAATTTCCAGTTCTTGAGTTTCAGGATCTGTCACAACAAATTTGAAATCTTCGTTCCACTCTGGATTAAGATTACCGCGCTTCACTGTTGTTTTCTTGGATGGAAGCTTGTCATCTGACATTGTAAGTTTCACATATGGGTCTGATTTACCCAGCAGATCCTTCTTTTGCAGATTTTGAGCTCTTAAAACTTTCACAAGTAGAATACCGACAGGCCTTTTAGAAGCTCTGTAAATATATGGAAACTATTAGCAAGAGtcatttaaaaaaagaacagtaCATAAACCATAACAGAGTCAGTGATAAAAGATTTCACTTCGAGGGATCCATTATAGGCACTTCAAGTGTCTTTGGCCACAAATACATGCTCGCAACTTGCTTCTTGATGGTCTCCTGCAgatacacacacaaaaaaaggtGGTCAcaacataagtatttttactGAATGGAGTCAGATAGATACCACACAACAAGTTCGTTAAGTGGCACAGTTACAACAGTGAGTGAGCTAGATACATCAGACCTAGGCTTAAGCCATCAAACTATTACTACACAGAAAAGTCTTTGCTTGAGGTACACAAGAATGCTCTGAAAAGGAGGAAGATGTAGTAACATATTACAAATTTGCTTCAGGATTCCCGGATCACCATGGCGGACTTTCATCTCTGTTCGACCAGTTGGTCTCACAGTGAACTACTAACATATTACCAGTTTGCTGTGCAATTTAAAAGCGTAGTTAGCAAAGCTTTTTTGGTGGTCAACTTGGCACCACATCTGGCTCACTGTTCAGTGGTCCAACCAGCGGTTAATGGTTAGGACGGTGGTGATGGTGGATCGAAAGTGTAAACAGAGTATGGTATTGCCTTATGAACTAAAGTAGAATAGTGTGGGATCACAGGCCCCATTGGTTTGGGGCACATCTCCATAAGGCTCAGGTTTGATTGTCACCCCAACACTGTTTTGGCAGAAGCTTGTCTCTCACGCCTGAACCTGCACGGTTTTCTTCTGTTTTCTCTGGAAACTGTCAGGTTCAATGGCTCAAGTGTGTGCATTGGTTTCTTGTGTTTTTTGGGTTTAACTGATGGTCTGATCTGGCATTGTATAACTATGCTTAAACAGAGTTGTAGTACTTTCATGATAGGGGTACTTAACCTATACCTATGCGGCTGTGTTTAGCAAGTTCAATGAACATTCCAATggtataaaaatattttcacatGACAAGATTCAAATTAGTAGTCAGGAATACCTGAACAAAACTGTAAAGAATAGGAATAGCCATTACATCTGCTCCAAGAAGTTTTAGCCCAAAATCGACATGTGGCTGCAAGACCAacattaaaaatagttttaaaaaaaggaGTGGATCAACAGGGGCTGCTAATGACAAGTATTATATTGCCAAACCTTCTCCATGAGAGATACAAGGATTTTTGCAAAGCACGGGATTGTAGCCACCAAAGGTTTTAGAGTAATACGAGGTGAAGCAAAGACTTGTAGATCCACAACCTGAAATAGATCGTGAACAAATGAAGATTTCACATGGCTGAATTCTATATCCTAAAGTAAGCAACAATTCTATTTAAGCTCATCACAGAAAATTTTAAGACCTGGATAGTTGCTTTCAATCCATAAGCCTTTACGACAACAGTGACATTCGGATTTGCTGCCCACTTAAGAGATGGCTCCATTATCAACTCCTGCTCTTCTGTAACATATGCTTTCATTCCTGAGAAAGAAACCATGAGATTTTTTTACATGTTTGCAACATCTTGTAAAAACAGTAGACCCATAAAGAATAAATATGAAACAATTAATAGGACATTATTAGCTATACATGGGTATGGCGATGTATAGCGGCCATTAATTATGCATAAGCAATAACATGATGATGCACAACCCTATCACTAGCGACTGCAATGTCCAATTACTAGACATTACATAGCAGCTTAGCTGGAAGCAAGTAGCAGCAATGCATTCATAATATATATCTGCAGGCAGCTGTATTAAGGCCCAGAACTACTTCAGAAATCTAATCTAATATAGTGAAAGCTAAGAGCTTTCTTGCAAAAAGGGCCTACTCATGTTGGTGGCAAAACATGGGCCATCAATAAATACTGTTCGTCAGATTTCAAGAAGCAAGCAATCATAAAGGTCCTTCACAGAACTTCTATCAACATCTAGTAATGGAGTGATATGACTACCGGTGACGCACAAACTATACAAGATAAGCATAGCTGCTTGCA encodes the following:
- the LOC9268561 gene encoding synaptotagmin-2 isoform X1, which translates into the protein MGIVSMLIDFSGFCFGFSAGIVIGYFLFIYFQPTEVKDVKVCPLVEYDSNSLDGILHEIPLWVKNPDCDRIDWVSRFLEMMWPYLNKAICKTAQDIANPIIAENKEKYKIDSIEFETLTLGSLPPTFQGMKAYVTEEQELIMEPSLKWAANPNVTVVVKAYGLKATIQVVDLQVFASPRITLKPLVATIPCFAKILVSLMEKPHVDFGLKLLGADVMAIPILYSFVQETIKKQVASMYLWPKTLEVPIMDPSKASKRPVGILLVKVLRAQNLQKKDLLGKSDPYVKLTMSDDKLPSKKTTVKRGNLNPEWNEDFKFVVTDPETQELEIKVFDWEQVGKHDKMGMNKILLKELPPEETKVTTYNLLKTMDPNDIHNEKSRGQITLEMTYKPFKEDDIEKDVQGTDVVGKAPDGTPAGGGLLYVVVHEAQDLEGKHHTNPYARIIFKGNEKKTKVIKKNRDPRWEEEIEFVCEDPPANDKLHVEVLSKPPKKWLIHGKETLGYIDINLADVISNKRINETYHLIDSKTGQIQIELQWRTS
- the LOC9268561 gene encoding synaptotagmin-2 isoform X2, whose product is MMWPYLNKAICKTAQDIANPIIAENKEKYKIDSIEFETLTLGSLPPTFQGMKAYVTEEQELIMEPSLKWAANPNVTVVVKAYGLKATIQVVDLQVFASPRITLKPLVATIPCFAKILVSLMEKPHVDFGLKLLGADVMAIPILYSFVQETIKKQVASMYLWPKTLEVPIMDPSKASKRPVGILLVKVLRAQNLQKKDLLGKSDPYVKLTMSDDKLPSKKTTVKRGNLNPEWNEDFKFVVTDPETQELEIKVFDWEQVGKHDKMGMNKILLKELPPEETKVTTYNLLKTMDPNDIHNEKSRGQITLEMTYKPFKEDDIEKDVQGTDVVGKAPDGTPAGGGLLYVVVHEAQDLEGKHHTNPYARIIFKGNEKKTKVIKKNRDPRWEEEIEFVCEDPPANDKLHVEVLSKPPKKWLIHGKETLGYIDINLADVISNKRINETYHLIDSKTGQIQIELQWRTS